From Mycolicibacterium nivoides, a single genomic window includes:
- a CDS encoding NtaA/DmoA family FMN-dependent monooxygenase (This protein belongs to a clade of FMN-dependent monooxygenases, within a broader family of flavin-dependent oxidoreductases, the luciferase-like monooxygenase (LMM) family, some of whose members use coenzyme F420 rather than FMN.), translating to MSKKPLYFSAFVMNTASHVLHGLWRAPEAENHKFNELRHWTSLASAVDKAGYDLLFFADVFGLRAPWNGNWRKSVEGGIQIPVNDPSVLASALAAATENLGIVFTSSIVQDHPFDFARRMSSLDHYTDGRLGWNIVTSFNENMFRSFGHEGTLAHDERYEWAYEYVDVTYKLWEGSWDEGALVQDKERGVHSDPSKIHKINHVGKRYKVEGPHFSSPSPQRTPVLFQAGSSPAGQLFSARNAEGVYISSPNPPAAHALTSETRALAADNGRDPEGITFAQGLSFVIGDTHAEAVRRNDELKRYLDLEGIALHALGDAGIDAGSLPLDTPISQLGEFTGIKSFIRWAAEASGNDEPTIRDMAWVLEGANRVVGTAEEIADRLEEWREAGVDGINVYHATVPGSFQEVADRLFPTLRERGLIATDKSGTLRHKLLGRGDRLPDSHPAAAYRGAFGDNDLLNDVGIA from the coding sequence ATGAGCAAGAAGCCGCTGTACTTCTCGGCCTTCGTGATGAACACCGCATCCCATGTGCTGCATGGCCTTTGGCGCGCACCAGAAGCCGAGAACCACAAGTTCAACGAGCTGCGGCACTGGACTTCGCTGGCGTCGGCGGTGGATAAGGCCGGCTACGACCTGCTGTTCTTCGCCGATGTGTTCGGGCTGCGCGCACCCTGGAACGGCAATTGGCGCAAGTCGGTCGAGGGCGGCATCCAGATCCCGGTCAACGACCCATCCGTGCTCGCCTCCGCCCTGGCCGCGGCGACCGAGAACCTGGGCATCGTCTTCACCAGTTCGATCGTCCAGGACCACCCGTTCGACTTCGCCCGCCGCATGTCGTCGCTCGACCACTACACCGACGGCCGGCTGGGCTGGAACATCGTGACCAGCTTCAACGAGAACATGTTTCGCAGCTTCGGGCATGAGGGCACCCTCGCGCACGACGAACGTTACGAATGGGCATACGAGTACGTCGACGTGACGTACAAGCTGTGGGAGGGTTCCTGGGACGAGGGTGCGCTCGTGCAGGACAAGGAGCGCGGTGTGCACTCCGATCCATCGAAGATCCACAAGATCAACCATGTCGGCAAGCGATACAAGGTCGAAGGACCGCATTTCAGTTCGCCGTCGCCGCAACGCACCCCGGTACTCTTCCAGGCCGGTTCGTCTCCTGCCGGGCAACTCTTCTCGGCCCGCAACGCCGAGGGCGTGTACATCAGCAGCCCGAATCCCCCTGCCGCGCACGCACTCACCTCGGAGACCAGGGCTCTGGCAGCGGACAACGGTAGAGACCCGGAGGGCATCACGTTCGCCCAGGGCCTGTCGTTCGTGATCGGCGATACCCACGCCGAAGCGGTCCGGCGCAACGACGAACTCAAGCGCTACCTCGACCTGGAAGGCATTGCGCTGCACGCCCTCGGCGACGCCGGGATCGACGCGGGCAGCCTGCCGCTGGATACGCCGATCAGCCAGCTCGGCGAGTTCACCGGCATCAAGAGCTTCATTCGATGGGCCGCCGAAGCCTCCGGCAACGACGAGCCGACGATCCGGGATATGGCCTGGGTGCTGGAGGGGGCGAACCGGGTTGTGGGGACCGCCGAGGAGATCGCCGATCGTCTCGAAGAGTGGCGGGAGGCCGGTGTCGACGGCATCAATGTCTACCACGCGACCGTTCCCGGTTCATTCCAGGAAGTTGCCGACCGGCTCTTCCCGACACTGCGGGAGCGTGGCCTGATCGCCACCGACAAGTCGGGCACCCTGCGCCACAAGTTGCTGGGTCGCGGCGACCGATTGCCCGACAGCCATCCCGCCGCGGCCTATCGCGGTGCATTCGGCGACAACGACCTACTCAACGACGTCGGGATCGCCTGA
- a CDS encoding ribonuclease Z gives MIEVTLLGTGSPIPDPERAGPATLVRAGDQMFLIDCGRGVLQRLAAVGSAANQLSALLLTHLHSDHIADLGDVIITRWVSTLTPEAAPLPIIGPPGTAEVVDATLRAFGHDIGYRIAHHADLTGPPRVEVHEYTDAVVWDHGGVQIRVAPTDHRPVTPTIAFRIEHGGASVVAAGDTVPCPSLDALAAGAGALVHAVIRKDLIELLPQQRIRDICDYHSSVQEAAATATRAGVGILILTHYVPGIAAGSEDDWRALAASVFDRQIELGDDLHRVEVHPGVCTRSRS, from the coding sequence ATGATCGAGGTCACGCTGCTCGGCACCGGTAGCCCGATCCCTGATCCGGAGCGGGCCGGACCGGCCACCTTGGTGCGCGCGGGTGACCAGATGTTCTTGATCGACTGCGGCCGTGGGGTGCTGCAGCGCCTGGCCGCCGTCGGCTCGGCCGCCAACCAGCTCAGCGCGCTATTGCTGACCCACCTGCACAGCGATCACATCGCCGATCTGGGGGACGTGATCATCACCCGCTGGGTCAGCACCCTCACCCCAGAGGCAGCGCCCCTGCCGATCATCGGCCCGCCGGGAACCGCCGAGGTGGTCGATGCGACGCTGCGCGCATTCGGACACGACATCGGCTATCGCATCGCCCACCACGCCGACCTCACCGGCCCACCGCGGGTGGAGGTCCACGAATACACCGACGCTGTGGTGTGGGACCACGGCGGTGTGCAGATCCGGGTCGCCCCTACCGATCACCGGCCGGTGACACCGACCATCGCGTTCCGGATCGAACACGGCGGGGCCTCGGTGGTGGCGGCCGGTGACACGGTGCCGTGTCCCAGCCTGGATGCTCTGGCCGCCGGTGCAGGGGCCTTGGTGCACGCGGTGATCCGTAAGGACCTGATCGAATTGCTTCCGCAGCAGCGGATCCGCGACATCTGCGACTATCACTCCTCGGTGCAGGAGGCGGCGGCGACCGCCACCCGCGCCGGCGTCGGGATCCTGATCCTCACCCACTATGTGCCCGGGATCGCCGCGGGCTCCGAGGACGACTGGCGCGCGCTGGCCGCATCGGTGTTCGACCGCCAGATCGAACTGGGCGACGACCTGCACCGGGTGGAAGTTCATCCCGGGGTGTGCACCCGCTCGCGCAGCTGA
- a CDS encoding TIGR03560 family F420-dependent LLM class oxidoreductase, giving the protein MKLSVSVTNYSWREPIHERLASIGSFLDGTAVDTLWVADHLLQADPASPADEPMLEAYTALGYLAAATRRIRLGTMVTAATFRAPALLIKAVTTLDVLSNGRAWLGLGAGYNAAEATAMGLFLPGVTERFERMTELLRLAQHMWRGDESAFRGEYLALRQPVGSPRPVTLPHPPVLIGGTGERRTLRLVAQYGDACNLFDVPDGGRAIRRQLEVLDRHCADIGRAADAVHRTVTTGLEPGETVAQLVQRCRALADLGLQHVVLITRGRPWAGADLDVAAGAADQLRERVHTPG; this is encoded by the coding sequence CTCGATCGGGTCCTTTCTCGACGGCACCGCCGTCGACACGCTGTGGGTGGCCGACCATCTGCTCCAGGCCGACCCCGCCAGCCCCGCCGACGAACCGATGCTGGAGGCGTACACCGCGCTCGGATACCTCGCCGCGGCGACGCGCCGGATCCGGCTGGGCACCATGGTGACAGCGGCGACCTTTCGCGCGCCTGCATTGTTGATCAAGGCCGTGACGACGCTCGACGTGCTGTCGAACGGCCGTGCGTGGCTCGGGCTCGGCGCCGGCTACAACGCGGCCGAGGCGACTGCGATGGGGCTGTTCCTGCCGGGTGTCACAGAGCGGTTCGAGCGGATGACCGAGCTGCTGCGACTGGCCCAGCACATGTGGCGTGGCGACGAATCTGCCTTCCGGGGAGAATATTTGGCACTGCGACAACCGGTCGGCAGTCCACGTCCTGTCACGCTGCCGCACCCTCCGGTGTTGATCGGCGGCACCGGTGAGCGCCGCACGCTGCGGCTCGTCGCGCAGTACGGCGACGCGTGCAACCTGTTCGACGTTCCCGACGGTGGCCGAGCCATCCGCCGTCAGCTCGAGGTACTGGACCGGCACTGTGCCGACATCGGGCGAGCAGCCGACGCGGTGCACCGCACCGTCACCACCGGGCTCGAACCCGGCGAAACGGTGGCACAGCTGGTGCAGCGTTGCCGGGCGCTCGCAGACCTCGGCCTGCAGCACGTCGTGCTGATCACCCGCGGACGTCCCTGGGCCGGTGCCGATCTCGACGTCGCTGCCGGGGCGGCCGATCAGCTGCGCGAGCGGGTGCACACCCCGGGATGA
- a CDS encoding CBS domain-containing protein, protein MRIADVLKNKGTAVVTISPETTVTELLAGLTELNIGAMVVIGPGGLAGIVSERDVVRKLHERGSSLLAQPVSEIMTTVVATCTPRDTVDHLSALMTENRVRHIPVLDGGRLAGIVSIGDIVKTRMEELEAEQEQLQAYITQGR, encoded by the coding sequence ATGCGAATCGCGGACGTGCTGAAAAACAAGGGCACGGCGGTGGTGACGATTTCGCCGGAGACAACGGTGACCGAACTACTGGCCGGGCTGACCGAGCTGAATATCGGTGCAATGGTGGTCATCGGGCCCGGCGGGCTGGCCGGCATCGTCTCGGAGCGTGATGTGGTGCGCAAGCTGCACGAGCGGGGGAGCAGCCTGCTGGCGCAGCCGGTGTCGGAGATCATGACCACGGTGGTGGCGACCTGCACGCCGCGCGACACCGTGGATCACCTGAGTGCGCTGATGACGGAGAACCGCGTGCGTCACATCCCGGTGCTCGACGGCGGCCGGCTGGCCGGCATCGTGAGCATCGGCGACATCGTCAAGACCCGGATGGAAGAGCTGGAGGCCGAGCAGGAACAGCTGCAGGCCTACATCACGCAAGGCCGCTGA